In Sphaeramia orbicularis chromosome 15, fSphaOr1.1, whole genome shotgun sequence, a single genomic region encodes these proteins:
- the LOC115433940 gene encoding zinc finger protein 596-like isoform X3 — protein sequence MWGRCTIDPCSRTDLCPAVQGECLKPQRLRLLGLIRNPVVYLQNADASSRCVFMPVQSCVQTPGEIHLRDAAAEALPPSTDSSPFLHTQSDLPDHQYARPSSQMLPEGVGVSTRRSRKRQGSRWMKTSDKPTEGLDWSHACSLCRMLFPNAERLSDHHRKSHPVCSVCGTLFTGVLKLRQHEISEHGLLPFTCNYCPKRFNHKAHRDLHVKTRHTGEKTCQCDICGKGYACISVMKTHRLTHFDKAFICSICGKSFYHACHLTRHKMVHQDERPHRCPTCGRGFTQAANLRSHQVIHSGERELCSICGKRYRCLRNHLISKHSDELPLTQTVISCNVCGKKFPTPHSSKFTRGATPARGPLAATSVGRATV from the exons CCACAGAGACTCCGACTGTTGGGGCTGATACGTAACCCTGTTGTGTATCTGCAGAATGCCGATGCCTCATCCAgatgtgtgttcatgcctgtgcAGAGCTGCGTCCAAACCCCCG gtGAAATCCATCTCCGTGATGCAGCAGCTGAAGCTCTCCCTCCTAGCACTGACTCCTCCCCTTTCCTTCACACACAATCTGACCTCCCAGATCACCAATACGCCCGGCCGTCCTCTCAGATGTTACCTGAAGGGGTCGGAGTCAGCACCAGACGCAGCAGGAAACGTCAGGGCAGCAGATGGATGAAGACTTCCGACAAACCGACAGAGGGACTGGACTGGTCTCACGCATGTTCTCTGTGCAGGATGTTGTTTCCAAATGCAGAGCGGCTCTCAGACCACCACAGGAAGTCCCACccagtgtgttctgtgtgtgggaCACTGTTCACCGGAGTCCTGAAGCTCCGACAACATGAGATCTCAGAACACGGCCTGCTGCCCTTTACCTGCAACTACTGCCCCAAAAGATTCAACCACAAAGCTCACCGTGACCTGCATGTTAAGACACGCCACACGGGGGAAAAGACATGTCAATGCGACATCTGCGGAAAAGGATACGCCTGCATCAGTGTGATGAAAACGCACCGCCTCACACACTTTGATAAGGCATTCATCTGCAGCATCTGTGGGAAGAGCTTCTACCATGCCTGTCACCTGACCCGCCACAAGATGGTCCATCAGGATGAGAGGCCACACAGGTGTCCAACCTGTGGGAGGGGCTTCACGCAGGCTGCCAACCTGCGCAGCCATCAG GTGATCCACAGCGGAGAGCGGGAGCTGTGTTCTATCTGTGGAAAGCGTTACCGCTGTCTGAGGAACCACCTGATCAGTAAACATTCAGACGAGCTGCCTCTGACTCAGACCGTCATCAGCTGCAACGTCTGCGGGAAGAAGTTCCCAACGCCTCACAGTTCAAAGTTCACCAGAGGAGCCACACCGGCGAGAGGCCCTTTAGCTGCGACATCTGTGGGAAGAGCTACCGTCTGA